A DNA window from Fibrobacter succinogenes contains the following coding sequences:
- a CDS encoding HlyD family secretion protein has product MNALKMIGKVIVVLALIVLVIMGISQLQQFATQPREQFLQGQMEARRVLVAGKVPGRIEKLLVHEGDMVRKDSLVAVISSPEIEAKKIQAQGALGAAKAQASKARNGARSEDITALKAMADRAQEAATLAKNTYNRVQKLYNEGVLPLQKRDEAETQMKASQSAADAARAQYNQALAGARSEDKAAANALVLQAKGANAEVDAYLEETRIRTPISGEVSLKLAEEGEVVGSGMPIIAVTDLNDSWAVFHLREDYLKNVFKGKKFYLQVPALDKTVEMVVSYIASVGDYATWRSSKESSGFDLKTFEVRMRPTHKVPNLRPGMSVLFPVDDIQ; this is encoded by the coding sequence ATGAACGCGTTAAAGATGATTGGAAAAGTTATAGTTGTACTTGCTTTGATTGTGTTGGTTATTATGGGAATTTCCCAGCTCCAACAGTTTGCAACGCAACCGCGCGAACAGTTCTTGCAAGGCCAGATGGAAGCCCGCCGCGTGCTTGTGGCTGGCAAGGTTCCGGGCCGCATTGAAAAATTGCTAGTTCACGAAGGCGACATGGTTCGCAAGGATTCTTTGGTCGCTGTGATTAGCAGCCCGGAAATCGAAGCGAAAAAGATTCAGGCTCAGGGTGCTCTCGGTGCCGCCAAGGCTCAGGCTAGCAAGGCTCGCAATGGTGCCCGTAGCGAAGATATTACTGCACTCAAGGCAATGGCGGACCGCGCTCAAGAAGCTGCAACACTTGCAAAGAACACTTACAACCGTGTTCAAAAACTCTACAACGAAGGTGTGCTCCCGCTCCAGAAACGTGACGAAGCTGAAACGCAGATGAAGGCTTCTCAGTCTGCTGCCGATGCCGCCCGTGCCCAATACAATCAGGCTCTTGCCGGTGCCCGTAGCGAAGACAAGGCTGCCGCAAACGCTCTTGTGTTGCAGGCAAAAGGTGCCAATGCCGAAGTTGATGCCTACCTCGAAGAAACCAGGATCCGCACACCGATTTCTGGTGAAGTCTCGCTGAAACTTGCCGAAGAAGGCGAAGTCGTTGGCTCCGGCATGCCGATTATTGCGGTTACAGATTTGAACGATTCTTGGGCGGTTTTCCACCTCCGCGAAGATTACCTCAAGAATGTGTTCAAGGGCAAAAAGTTCTATCTCCAGGTTCCGGCTCTCGACAAGACGGTTGAAATGGTCGTAAGCTACATTGCTTCTGTCGGCGATTATGCCACATGGCGTAGCTCCAAGGAAAGCTCGGGCTTTGACCTCAAGACGTTCGAAGTCCGTATGCGTCCGACCCACAAGGTCCCGAACCTCCGCCCGGGCATGAGCGTTCTGTTCCCTGTTGACGACATTCAGTAA
- a CDS encoding TolC family protein — protein MKRYFAFILSSCVACNAAALSLQDALDMAMANNSKIKAEKAKVDIAESGKDEAFARFLPTVSLSAGITKINDPISIDLGRIQQPLGDIAGAAAYSKAYIDAYNKASDGYKQAYEGALAQKLPEAQAKAFAEKTLKEKIGTSSPEAFAQQTAEQYGAAATKNINDADFNMKVQDDWFFNARLTVVWPIFTGLKIYSAYDAAKENVNARKAEFEMAQNTVLMDVATKYFTLRLCEELVGMRETTKKDLAEHLERSKKLEEGGQISKTERLRAEVALAEAENAYEDALRDQSLARMALASLLHTDTSLTATTPVESPEGIRTMDEFKALAIDKHPGLRQLRIERKRNQNAIRAARADYFPTVALFGYKELYTKDLTLLEPEWALGAKLQWDIFKGGDTRAKVSSAKAMDRSLGSLEEETIDNLKLLVEKRWRELEHAKGRLASLAKTRELADEALRSQNKAYEAGLATGLDVVDAELALSRLQVADLKAHYDAVIAWLGLLEAAGEVSTAGTVLVSKQLVVEKPVDASTNAATENLETENK, from the coding sequence ATGAAACGGTACTTTGCTTTTATTCTCAGTAGTTGCGTGGCCTGTAATGCTGCAGCGCTTTCTTTGCAAGATGCGCTGGATATGGCCATGGCCAACAATTCCAAAATCAAGGCTGAAAAGGCGAAAGTGGACATTGCCGAAAGTGGCAAGGATGAAGCTTTTGCCCGTTTCCTCCCGACGGTAAGCCTCTCGGCGGGCATTACTAAAATCAATGACCCGATTTCGATAGATCTTGGCCGCATCCAGCAACCGCTTGGCGATATTGCTGGCGCTGCCGCTTATTCCAAGGCTTATATCGATGCCTATAACAAGGCTTCGGATGGCTACAAGCAGGCTTACGAGGGTGCTCTTGCTCAAAAATTGCCTGAAGCCCAGGCAAAGGCTTTTGCAGAAAAAACGCTTAAAGAAAAAATCGGCACAAGTTCTCCGGAAGCGTTTGCCCAGCAGACTGCAGAACAGTATGGTGCTGCAGCGACAAAGAATATCAACGATGCCGATTTCAACATGAAGGTGCAAGACGATTGGTTCTTTAACGCTCGCCTTACCGTTGTGTGGCCGATTTTTACAGGCCTCAAGATTTATTCCGCTTACGATGCCGCCAAGGAAAATGTGAACGCCCGCAAGGCTGAATTCGAAATGGCGCAGAACACGGTCCTCATGGATGTGGCGACAAAGTATTTTACGCTTCGCCTGTGCGAAGAGCTCGTAGGAATGCGCGAAACGACCAAGAAGGACCTTGCCGAACATCTGGAACGCTCCAAGAAACTTGAAGAAGGCGGCCAGATTAGCAAGACCGAACGCCTCCGTGCCGAAGTAGCCTTGGCCGAAGCTGAAAACGCATACGAAGATGCACTCCGTGACCAGTCCTTGGCCCGTATGGCGCTTGCAAGCCTCTTGCACACGGACACAAGCCTTACCGCAACGACGCCGGTGGAATCTCCGGAAGGTATCCGCACGATGGATGAATTCAAGGCGCTTGCCATTGACAAACATCCGGGGCTCCGTCAGTTGCGCATAGAACGCAAACGCAATCAGAATGCGATTAGAGCTGCTCGTGCCGACTATTTCCCGACTGTTGCGTTGTTTGGCTACAAGGAACTTTACACGAAGGATTTGACGCTTTTGGAACCGGAATGGGCGCTTGGCGCTAAGTTGCAGTGGGACATTTTCAAGGGTGGCGATACCCGCGCCAAGGTCAGTTCTGCAAAGGCCATGGACCGTTCCTTGGGTAGCCTCGAAGAAGAAACGATTGACAATTTGAAACTCCTGGTCGAAAAGCGTTGGCGCGAACTAGAACATGCAAAGGGTAGGCTTGCAAGCCTCGCCAAGACGCGCGAGCTTGCCGACGAAGCATTGCGCAGCCAGAACAAGGCCTACGAAGCTGGGCTTGCAACAGGCCTTGATGTGGTGGATGCGGAACTTGCGCTTTCCCGCTTGCAGGTGGCCGACCTCAAGGCTCATTACGATGCCGTTATTGCTTGGCTTGGGCTTCTCGAAGCAGCGGGCGAGGTCTCGACGGCAGGGACGGTTCTTGTTTCCAAGCAGCTTGTTGTAGAAAAACCGGTTGATGCTTCGACGAACGCTGCAACCGAAAATTTAGAAACGGAGAATAAATAA